Proteins encoded together in one Tripterygium wilfordii isolate XIE 37 chromosome 14, ASM1340144v1, whole genome shotgun sequence window:
- the LOC120015728 gene encoding protein WUSCHEL-like, with translation MDPQQQQQNDQDSNGGCRGGVGVGGGGSSSSYLCRQSSTRWTPTSEQIRILKDLYYNNGVRSPSAEQIQRISARLRQYGKIEGKNVFYWFQNHKARERQKKRFTSTDITDMALPMQKATWKTDQDYSLHNNHKYQNNISTTTPGAVFGSVGYMGNHGYGSMALEKNFKGCSASAAGGGNDINGGTISHNFGWVGHEDHHPYNYHKRRSIDLTFQEHQEQEEEEEEEEEEEAAPEIETLPLFPIHGEDINDFYQKNNNEYYSHGQYYSNWYRSGEVTGRTSLELSLSSYTGISPD, from the exons cctcaacaacaacaacaaaatgatCAAGACAGTAATGGTGGCTGCAGAGGAGGAGTTggagttggaggaggaggatctTCATCAAGCTATCTTTGCAGGCAAAGTAGTACTAGGTGGACACCCACAAGTGAGCAAATAAGAATCTTGAAAGACCTTTATTACAACAATGGAGTTAGGTCCCCAAGTGCAGAGCAGATACAGAGGATCTCTGCTAGACTCAGACAGTACGGTAAGATTGAAGGGAAGAATGTGTTTTATTGGTTTCAGAACCACAAAGCCCGTGAAAGGCAGAAGAAAAGATTCACTTCTACTGATATTACTGATATGGCACTCCCCATGCAAAAAGCTACTTGGAAAACTGATCAAGATTATTCTCTCCACAACAACCACAAGTACCAAAACAACATTTCTACTACCACGCCTG gtGCTGTGTTTGGCTCTGTTGGATACATGGGGAACCATGGCTATGGTTCCATGGCCTTGGAGAAGAACTTCAAG GGTTGCTCAGCATCAGCTGCAGGAGGTGGGAATGACATTAATGGTGGAACCATAAGTCACAACTTTGGATGGGTTGGTCATGAAGATCATCATCCTTATAATTATCATAAGAGAAGGTCAATTGACTTGACTTTTCAAGAACATCAAGaacaggaagaagaagaagaagaggaggaggaagaggaagctGCACCAGAGATTGAAACTCTCCCTTTGTTCCCCATCCACGGCGAGGACATCAATGACTTCTACCAGAAAAATAATAACGAGTACTACTCCCATGGCCAGTATTACAGTAACTGGTATCGCTCCGGTGAGGTTACCGGCCGTACTTCGTTGGAGCTCAGCCTCAGCTCCTACACCGGAATATCACCGGATTAA